The following are from one region of the Stigmatella ashevillena genome:
- a CDS encoding cytochrome C assembly family protein — translation MSQPLVSLACHAYAFAALVYLAYLIRQWEALALAGRLLVGGGLALHGVALALAMGAQGIMPVGAAQGFSTLAFLLLAIGLVLDVRYRKPVIGAFITPLAVTVLLPGLLLQEGQTPLEPHLRQPLLPVHVGIALLGLAAFAVAAGVGVMYLLMERQVRGKHFGLLFARLPSLEFLDTLNRRLVVCGFIALSITLATGAFFVAGSPRGLSWLMDAKVVATFVAWGLFASVAGARVLVGWRGRRVALLTMAGFGLVLVSFLSSYDFSSGGMR, via the coding sequence ATGAGCCAACCGCTGGTCTCACTTGCTTGCCACGCCTACGCCTTCGCGGCGCTGGTGTACCTGGCATATCTGATCCGCCAATGGGAGGCGCTGGCCCTCGCGGGGCGCCTGCTGGTGGGCGGAGGGCTGGCGCTGCATGGCGTGGCCCTGGCCCTGGCGATGGGCGCTCAGGGCATCATGCCCGTGGGCGCCGCCCAGGGCTTCTCCACCCTGGCCTTTCTCCTGCTCGCCATCGGGTTGGTGCTGGATGTGCGCTACCGCAAGCCCGTCATCGGCGCCTTCATCACCCCGCTGGCGGTGACGGTGCTGCTGCCCGGGCTGCTCCTTCAGGAGGGACAGACCCCTCTGGAGCCCCACCTGCGCCAGCCCCTGCTGCCGGTGCATGTGGGCATTGCCTTGCTGGGGCTGGCCGCCTTCGCCGTCGCGGCGGGCGTGGGCGTCATGTACCTGTTGATGGAACGGCAGGTGCGGGGCAAGCACTTCGGGCTGCTCTTCGCCCGGCTTCCCTCTCTGGAGTTCCTCGACACCCTCAACCGGCGGCTGGTGGTGTGTGGGTTTATCGCACTCTCTATCACGCTGGCCACGGGGGCCTTCTTCGTGGCGGGCTCGCCGCGGGGCCTGTCCTGGCTGATGGATGCCAAGGTGGTGGCCACCTTCGTGGCCTGGGGATTGTTTGCCTCGGTGGCAGGGGCCCGGGTGCTCGTGGGGTGGAGGGGGCGGCGTGTCGCGCTGCTCACGATGGCGGGCTTCGGACTGGTGCTCGTCTCGTTCCTCTCGTCGTATGACTTCTCTTCGGGCGGGATGCGCTAG
- the hemA gene encoding glutamyl-tRNA reductase produces the protein MELLCLGLSHRTAPLNLRERLALPEPQQVELLQKLSQAPASEALLVSTCNRVEVYVTAPDMSQADLRVREALSQLGGPETVNHLYMHHGAEALEHLFRVASSLDSMVLGEAQILGQVKEAYELGVNTGSVRNVLTRVFAAAFGCAKRVRTETAIGRASTSMASAAVALASKVFDNLKDKTVLVVGAGEMGELAARHLKQAGPHRLLVTNRTLARAQALAAEVGGQACPFEELTALLKEADVVVCSTASPTPLFTRENVGAVGRARRFRPLFMVDLAVPRDIAPDVAELSWVNAYDVDDIQKFVAENEAARAEEAQKAGVLVIEEVSRFMRERAVREGVPVLARLRQRAEQIARAEVEKTLNAMGEGLSDKQRKSIEAMGRAIVNKLLHEPTSRLRAVGPEHEGNRLAGAAAELFGLEDEAASRAGAEAVPASLASGGKR, from the coding sequence ATGGAACTGCTCTGTCTCGGTTTGTCCCATCGAACCGCCCCCTTGAACTTGCGTGAGCGGTTGGCCTTGCCCGAGCCCCAGCAAGTCGAGCTGCTCCAGAAGCTCTCGCAGGCGCCTGCCTCCGAGGCGCTGCTCGTCTCCACCTGCAACCGGGTGGAGGTGTATGTGACGGCCCCAGACATGTCCCAGGCGGACCTGCGCGTGCGCGAGGCGCTGAGCCAGCTGGGCGGGCCGGAGACGGTCAACCACCTTTATATGCACCACGGGGCCGAGGCCCTGGAGCACCTGTTCCGCGTGGCCTCGAGCCTGGACTCCATGGTGCTGGGCGAGGCGCAGATTCTCGGCCAGGTGAAGGAGGCCTACGAGCTGGGGGTGAACACGGGCTCGGTGCGCAACGTGCTGACGCGGGTCTTCGCGGCGGCCTTCGGCTGCGCCAAGCGCGTGCGCACCGAGACGGCCATTGGCCGGGCGTCGACCTCCATGGCCTCGGCGGCGGTGGCGCTGGCCAGCAAGGTGTTCGACAACCTGAAGGACAAGACGGTGCTGGTGGTGGGCGCCGGAGAGATGGGGGAGTTGGCCGCCCGGCACCTGAAGCAAGCAGGGCCTCACCGCCTCCTGGTGACCAACCGGACCCTGGCGCGTGCCCAGGCGCTGGCCGCCGAGGTGGGCGGGCAGGCCTGTCCCTTCGAGGAGCTGACCGCGCTCTTGAAGGAAGCGGATGTGGTGGTGTGCTCGACGGCTTCTCCCACGCCGCTGTTCACCCGCGAGAACGTGGGGGCGGTGGGGCGGGCGAGGCGGTTCCGGCCCCTGTTCATGGTGGACCTGGCGGTTCCCCGGGACATCGCCCCGGACGTGGCGGAACTGAGCTGGGTGAACGCCTACGACGTGGATGACATCCAGAAGTTCGTCGCGGAGAACGAGGCGGCGCGGGCCGAGGAGGCCCAGAAGGCCGGCGTGCTCGTCATCGAGGAAGTGTCGCGCTTCATGCGGGAGCGGGCGGTGCGGGAGGGGGTGCCCGTGCTGGCGCGGCTCCGGCAGCGGGCCGAGCAGATCGCCCGCGCGGAGGTGGAGAAGACGCTGAACGCGATGGGCGAGGGGCTGAGCGACAAGCAGCGCAAGAGCATCGAGGCCATGGGACGGGCCATCGTCAACAAGCTCCTGCATGAGCCCACCTCGCGCCTTCGCGCCGTGGGGCCCGAGCATGAGGGCAACCGGCTCGCGGGGGCCGCCGCCGAGCTGTTCGGACTGGAGGACGAGGCCGCTTCCCGCGCGGGAGCCGAGGCCGTTCCTGCCTCCCTCGCCAGCGGGGGCAAGCGATGA
- the hemC gene encoding hydroxymethylbilane synthase produces the protein MSRPVRIATRQSPLALWQARHVGALLATHHPGLSVSLVEMTTEGDRFLAAPLSSVGGKGLFVKEIEQALVDGRADIAVHSLKDMTSVLPEGLMLAAVPVREDPRDAFCSPTGLTLDRLPQGARVGTSSLRRSCILRSLRPDLEIVSLRGNVQTRLQKTRDLGLAGAVLAHAGLRRLGLEREISEVLSASVSLPAVGQGVLAIQCRTEDAEVRALLAPLEDAVTRVAVTAERALLAKLEGGCKVPMAGHATVEQGRVHLRGFVGRPDGTKVVAGEVRGPAQEAHALGEALAEDLLSRGAGEILRDFGHAGLGPKP, from the coding sequence ATGAGCCGCCCGGTGCGAATTGCCACCCGCCAGAGCCCGCTCGCGCTCTGGCAGGCCCGCCACGTGGGGGCGCTGCTCGCCACCCACCACCCGGGGCTCTCCGTGTCCCTGGTGGAGATGACGACCGAGGGGGACCGGTTCCTCGCGGCCCCTCTGTCCTCGGTGGGGGGCAAGGGCTTGTTCGTGAAGGAAATCGAACAGGCGCTCGTGGATGGCCGCGCGGACATCGCCGTGCACAGCCTCAAGGACATGACGTCCGTGCTGCCCGAGGGGCTGATGCTCGCGGCGGTGCCGGTGCGCGAGGACCCGCGCGACGCGTTCTGCAGCCCCACGGGGCTGACGCTCGACCGGCTGCCCCAGGGCGCCCGGGTGGGCACTTCCTCGCTGCGCCGCAGTTGCATCCTGCGCTCCTTGCGGCCGGATTTGGAGATCGTCAGCCTGCGCGGCAACGTGCAGACGCGGCTTCAGAAGACGCGGGATCTGGGGCTGGCGGGCGCGGTGCTGGCCCACGCGGGGCTCAGGCGCCTGGGGCTGGAGCGGGAGATTTCCGAGGTGCTGTCCGCCTCGGTGAGTCTTCCCGCGGTGGGGCAGGGGGTGCTGGCCATCCAGTGCCGCACGGAGGATGCCGAGGTGAGGGCCCTGCTGGCGCCTCTCGAGGACGCGGTGACGCGGGTGGCGGTGACCGCCGAGCGGGCGCTGCTGGCGAAGCTGGAGGGCGGGTGCAAGGTGCCCATGGCGGGCCATGCCACCGTGGAGCAGGGCCGGGTGCACTTGAGGGGCTTCGTGGGACGGCCGGATGGCACGAAGGTGGTGGCCGGCGAGGTGCGTGGCCCCGCGCAAGAGGCCCATGCCCTGGGCGAGGCGCTCGCAGAAGACCTGCTTTCCCGAGGTGCGGGAGAGATCCTCCGCGATTTTGGCCACGCGGGGCTGGGCCCGAAGCCCTAG
- a CDS encoding uroporphyrinogen-III synthase — translation MERRLEGKRVLVTRPKERVEELCFLLEDEGAEVMSLPMLELRPPEDPRPLAAAAESIQRYRWVVFASPSAVEALMEALREAGTVNRLAHVRIAVVGPRTARTAEGYGLKVTAEPAEATGLGLFEAIRGELHPEDEVLLPAGEEGRRELELALREQGVRVTRVTAYRSTPAPLPPGAQEALGQMPPDVVLFASPRTAEVFLDAAGAEGLGRAKVVAIGPTTAAALARLGIGVAAVAASPTPEGLVDATVRAVHG, via the coding sequence GTGGAACGGCGACTCGAAGGCAAGCGCGTGCTGGTCACGCGTCCGAAGGAACGGGTGGAGGAGCTGTGCTTCCTCCTGGAGGATGAGGGCGCGGAGGTGATGAGCCTGCCGATGCTGGAGCTACGGCCACCGGAGGATCCCCGGCCGTTGGCGGCCGCGGCCGAGTCCATTCAGCGCTACCGGTGGGTGGTCTTCGCGAGCCCCTCCGCCGTGGAGGCGCTCATGGAGGCCCTGCGCGAAGCCGGGACGGTGAACCGCCTGGCCCATGTCCGGATCGCGGTGGTGGGCCCCCGCACGGCGCGGACCGCGGAGGGCTATGGCCTGAAGGTGACGGCGGAGCCGGCCGAAGCCACGGGCCTGGGCCTCTTCGAGGCGATCCGGGGCGAGTTGCACCCAGAGGACGAGGTGCTCCTGCCCGCGGGAGAGGAGGGGCGCCGGGAGTTGGAGCTCGCCCTTCGCGAGCAAGGCGTGCGGGTCACCCGGGTGACGGCCTACCGGTCCACTCCCGCGCCGCTGCCGCCGGGGGCGCAAGAGGCCCTGGGGCAGATGCCGCCGGATGTGGTGCTCTTTGCTTCCCCCCGGACGGCGGAAGTCTTCCTGGATGCTGCGGGTGCCGAGGGGCTGGGACGGGCGAAGGTGGTGGCCATTGGTCCCACGACGGCGGCTGCCCTGGCCCGGTTGGGCATCGGGGTGGCGGCTGTGGCTGCGAGTCCCACCCCCGAAGGGCTCGTGGACGCCACAGTCCGTGCCGTTCACGGGTAG
- a CDS encoding matrixin family metalloprotease, which yields MNCRRYWGAGLAMLVVAFANAANAYELLDYRMIHTRDNPFRYYLDARANTPAGIALAEVEKATNAAFQTWEAVQCAYPDFEYMGRSNTNASINPNNVGDTYDTFNVSTVWVTQAADPYYQTALNYGNLPSATLALTYSGYLYQCDIFINAVNYKWTTLPNTTPNQGFIDLQTVLTHEVGHCLGFDDNANPLTSVMNPDFPVGGNRRTLDVDDSDGLCNLYPENGAVGSPCSATDPCSGGLTCVTRRKPDGSSAQYCTKGCIGNTNGECPNPFLCRPSTAVGGFARACLAVPDEFVTAVGNACQNPVECGSARGICQQPTALPSTGTAWVGGYCQQSCVAGTSPTVCPTGSVCAELGDNDRCLKSCDRLTGGCREGYTCSPLPEGYACVPKCYADSDCNPAGGTAFVCRVCDSVCIQNQQSGKAVGDPCDNTNPCGPGQSCLFFGTNPQGICSRSCSTDACDCPAGTSCRTVGSQNMCMRDCAGATCAQPLQCNPLGNVYSCQPPCRTDADCQSGFRCGAEGCYSTQPTDGGCSLCGDGGTPPPPPPPVDGGTGGDGGSPGGCGCSNAPTSALAFFAALALLMIGGRRSWPRR from the coding sequence ATGAACTGTAGACGGTACTGGGGCGCAGGACTGGCGATGCTGGTGGTGGCCTTCGCGAACGCGGCGAATGCCTACGAGCTCTTGGACTACAGGATGATTCACACGCGGGACAATCCGTTCCGCTACTACCTTGACGCCCGCGCCAATACGCCCGCCGGGATTGCGCTCGCCGAGGTGGAGAAGGCCACCAACGCCGCCTTCCAGACGTGGGAAGCCGTGCAGTGCGCCTATCCGGACTTTGAGTACATGGGCCGGAGCAACACCAACGCGAGCATCAACCCCAACAACGTGGGGGACACGTACGACACCTTCAACGTCAGCACGGTGTGGGTCACCCAGGCGGCGGACCCGTACTACCAGACGGCGCTCAACTACGGGAACCTGCCGTCGGCCACCCTGGCGCTCACCTACTCGGGCTACCTCTATCAGTGCGACATCTTCATCAACGCGGTGAATTACAAGTGGACCACGTTGCCGAACACGACGCCGAACCAGGGCTTCATCGATCTGCAGACGGTCCTGACCCACGAGGTGGGCCACTGCCTGGGGTTTGACGACAACGCCAACCCCTTGACCTCGGTGATGAACCCGGATTTCCCCGTGGGCGGCAACCGCCGCACGCTCGACGTGGATGACTCGGACGGCCTGTGCAACCTCTACCCGGAGAATGGCGCGGTGGGCTCTCCGTGCTCCGCGACCGACCCGTGCTCGGGCGGGCTCACCTGTGTCACGCGCAGGAAGCCGGATGGCTCTTCGGCCCAGTACTGCACGAAGGGGTGCATCGGAAACACGAATGGCGAGTGCCCCAACCCCTTCCTCTGTCGGCCCTCTACCGCTGTGGGGGGCTTCGCGCGCGCCTGCTTGGCCGTTCCTGACGAGTTCGTCACCGCGGTGGGCAATGCCTGCCAGAACCCGGTCGAGTGTGGCTCGGCCCGGGGCATCTGCCAGCAGCCCACGGCGCTGCCCTCGACGGGGACCGCGTGGGTGGGTGGCTACTGCCAGCAATCGTGTGTCGCGGGCACGAGCCCGACAGTGTGCCCGACGGGCTCGGTGTGCGCCGAATTGGGGGACAACGACCGGTGCCTCAAGAGCTGCGATCGCCTCACGGGGGGCTGCCGTGAGGGTTACACCTGCTCTCCACTGCCCGAGGGCTATGCCTGCGTCCCCAAGTGCTACGCGGACTCGGACTGTAACCCGGCCGGGGGCACGGCGTTCGTCTGCCGTGTGTGTGACAGCGTCTGCATCCAGAACCAGCAGTCGGGCAAGGCGGTCGGCGATCCGTGCGACAACACCAATCCCTGTGGCCCGGGGCAGAGCTGCCTCTTCTTTGGCACCAATCCCCAGGGCATTTGCTCCCGGTCCTGCTCCACGGACGCCTGTGACTGCCCGGCTGGGACGTCCTGTCGCACCGTGGGCTCGCAAAATATGTGCATGCGCGACTGCGCTGGGGCGACCTGTGCTCAGCCCCTCCAGTGCAATCCATTGGGCAACGTCTACTCGTGCCAGCCTCCCTGCCGCACCGACGCGGACTGCCAGAGCGGGTTCCGCTGCGGCGCCGAGGGCTGCTATTCGACCCAGCCCACGGACGGAGGCTGCTCGCTCTGTGGTGACGGTGGAACGCCGCCGCCGCCTCCTCCTCCCGTGGATGGAGGAACGGGCGGAGACGGCGGAAGCCCAGGCGGGTGCGGGTGTTCCAACGCGCCCACCTCCGCGCTGGCCTTCTTCGCGGCGCTCGCGCTGCTCATGATCGGGGGACGCCGCTCTTGGCCGCGCCGCTGA
- a CDS encoding GspE/PulE family protein: MAAPLNPSSRGQADFSTSFVLEALVAQGLLSAQQAQEILAREPAARARVLKSRSQGGSKEAARYDVSPVEVIAAFQVHLADGRGLLDEDRVTEAAAHAAGITYRKIDPLKLDMALATRTVSKPFAQKHVLLPLERSPQGRLVVAVANPFDRELFENLFRLTGLPIEPVLSAKVDILKSIAEIYGFKTTLARAADDFAAAPQLTNFEQLVSLSGTQELEASDKPVVQAVDYLLRYAFDNRASDIHIEPKRSTSQVRLRIDGVLHTVHTLPAGVHPPIASRVKMLSRMDISEKRKPQDGRIKTERDGREVELRVSTLPTAFGEKVVIRIFDPETLVQDIAQLGFEQDEKDAFESWIDQPHGLILVTGPTGSGKTTTLYSALKAVAGPDVNVTTVEDPIEMVWEGFNQVQVQPKVGLDFAGALRHILRQDPDVIMVGEIRDGETAENAIQSALTGHLVLSTLHTNDAIGAVARMKDLGVPPFLLSQSLVGLMAQRLLRRICEHCAQEATLTPDELIALQAPIPLLPGGVRLRKGAGCVRCRGTGYLGRTGVFEIVSVGAELQELITQSAPYHSLVEVARRSGMRTLREAAVRKLAQGLTSFEEVMRMTSR, from the coding sequence TTGGCCGCGCCGCTGAACCCCTCCAGCCGGGGGCAGGCGGACTTCAGCACCTCGTTCGTTCTGGAGGCGCTGGTGGCCCAGGGTCTGCTCTCCGCGCAGCAGGCCCAGGAGATCCTGGCCCGGGAACCCGCCGCCCGGGCCCGGGTGCTCAAGAGCCGGTCCCAGGGAGGGTCCAAGGAAGCGGCTCGCTACGACGTGTCCCCAGTCGAGGTGATTGCCGCGTTCCAAGTTCATCTCGCGGATGGCCGGGGCTTGCTGGATGAAGACCGGGTGACCGAGGCGGCGGCCCATGCCGCCGGCATCACCTACCGGAAGATTGATCCCCTCAAGCTGGACATGGCGCTGGCCACCCGCACCGTGTCAAAGCCCTTCGCGCAGAAGCACGTGCTGTTGCCCCTGGAGCGCTCGCCTCAAGGTCGGCTCGTGGTCGCGGTGGCCAACCCCTTCGACCGAGAGCTGTTCGAGAACCTCTTCCGCCTCACGGGCCTGCCGATCGAGCCCGTGTTGTCGGCGAAGGTGGACATCCTCAAGTCCATCGCGGAGATCTACGGCTTCAAGACGACGCTGGCGCGGGCCGCGGATGACTTCGCCGCCGCGCCGCAGCTCACCAATTTCGAGCAGCTCGTCTCGCTGAGCGGCACGCAGGAGCTGGAAGCCTCCGACAAGCCCGTGGTGCAGGCGGTGGACTACCTGCTGCGCTACGCTTTCGACAACCGGGCCTCGGACATCCACATCGAGCCCAAGCGGTCCACCTCCCAGGTCCGCCTGCGCATCGATGGGGTGCTGCACACCGTGCACACGCTGCCCGCGGGGGTCCACCCGCCCATTGCCTCGCGCGTGAAGATGCTCTCGCGCATGGACATCTCCGAGAAGCGCAAGCCCCAGGACGGGCGCATCAAGACGGAGCGGGATGGCAGGGAGGTGGAGCTTCGCGTGTCCACGCTCCCCACCGCCTTCGGCGAGAAGGTGGTCATCCGCATCTTCGATCCAGAGACGCTGGTCCAGGACATCGCTCAGTTGGGTTTCGAGCAGGATGAGAAGGATGCGTTCGAGTCCTGGATCGACCAGCCCCACGGGCTGATCCTCGTGACGGGCCCCACGGGCAGTGGCAAGACGACGACGCTCTACTCGGCGCTCAAGGCGGTGGCGGGGCCGGACGTCAACGTCACCACGGTGGAGGACCCCATCGAAATGGTGTGGGAGGGCTTCAACCAGGTGCAGGTCCAGCCCAAGGTGGGGCTCGACTTCGCGGGGGCCTTGCGCCACATCCTCCGGCAGGATCCCGATGTCATCATGGTGGGCGAGATTCGCGACGGGGAGACGGCCGAGAACGCCATCCAGTCCGCGCTCACTGGCCACCTGGTGCTCTCCACGCTGCACACCAACGACGCGATCGGCGCGGTGGCGCGCATGAAGGATCTCGGCGTGCCGCCCTTTCTGCTGTCGCAGAGCCTGGTGGGGCTGATGGCGCAGCGCCTGTTGCGCCGCATCTGCGAGCACTGCGCGCAGGAGGCGACGCTGACGCCCGACGAGCTGATCGCGCTTCAAGCCCCCATCCCCCTGCTTCCAGGAGGGGTCCGGTTGCGCAAAGGCGCGGGGTGCGTGCGCTGCCGTGGGACGGGCTACCTGGGCCGGACCGGGGTCTTCGAGATCGTCAGCGTGGGCGCGGAGCTGCAGGAACTCATCACCCAGTCGGCGCCCTATCACTCTCTGGTGGAGGTGGCTCGGCGCTCAGGCATGCGCACCTTGCGTGAGGCAGCGGTGCGCAAGCTGGCGCAAGGGCTCACCTCGTTCGAAGAGGTGATGCGGATGACGTCCCGCTGA